The Thermomonospora amylolytica sequence GGACCGGACGCTGGCCGAGCTGGCGACCAATGTCTGGCGGCTGCACACCCGGCTCGGCCGGGACGAGGACACCCCCCGGATCGTCATGCGGCACCTGGAGGGCGCGCTGGACGCGCTGGCCGACGCCGGTGTCGAGATCCGCGACCATCTGGGCGAGCCCTACGACCCGGGCCTCACCCTGGAGGTGCTGACCCTGCAGCCCACTCCCGGACTGGGCCGCGAAGAGGTGATCGAGACCCTCCGGCCCAGCGTCTACTTCCGCGACCGCGCGATCCAGCGCGCCGAGGTGATCGTGGGGACTCCGCTGGAGCCCGGCGCACCAGACGAGCCCGGCGGATCCGGCGAGCCCGGTCTGCCGCAACCCACCCGGGAGTCACGTCCATGACCCGCAGCACCATCGACTTCGGCATCGACCTCGGCACCACCAACAGCGCCATCGCCCGGTTCGCCGGCGTCGGGGCCGAGATCGTCAAGAACAACCTGGGGCACGAGACCACGCCGTCGGCGGTGTGGGTCGACCGCCGCAACCGGATGCACGTGGGCAGCGCCGCCAAGGTGCGGTCCGAGGAGGATCCCGACAACGTCTGCACCGAGTTCAAGCTGCGGATGGGCACCTCCGGCATGGCCAAGCACTTCACCGCGGCCGGCCGGTCGATGGAGCCGGAGGAGATGTCGGCGGAGGTCCTCAAGTCCCTCAAACGGGACGTCGCCCAGCGTCACGGCGAGGAGATCACCGCCGCCGTGATCACCGTGCCCGCCGCGTTCGAGCTGAGCGCCTGCGACGCCACCAAGCGGGCCGCCGAGCTGGCCGGGCTCACCCAGGCGCCGCTGCTGCAGGAGCCCATCGCCGCCGCGCTGGCCTCCGGGTTCCAGAGCACGGCCGACAACGCCTTCTGGCTGGTGTACGACCTGGGCGGCGGAACGTTCGACGCCGCGGTGATCAACCTGCGGGACGGCGAGTTCAACGTGGTCACCCACCGGGGCGACAACTTCCTCGGCGGCAAGCTGATCGACTGGCAGATCGTCGAGCGGCTGCTGATCCCCGCGATCACCGAGCGGCACGCGATGACCGGGCTGGGCCGCGGCGACCGGCGCTGGGCCGCGGCGATCAGCAAGCTCAAGCAGGCCGCGGAGCAGGCCAAGATCCAGCTGTCCCAGATGGAGGTCGCCGAGGTCCTGCTGGAGCTCACCGACGAGCACGGCCGGCCGTTCGACTTCGAGTACGAGATGCACCGCGCCGACGTGGAGCGGCTGTTCGAGCCGTTCATCGTGCGGTCGGTCAACCTGTGCCGCACGGCGCTGAGCGAGAGCGGGCTCGGGCCGGGCGACATCGAGAAGGTGCTGCTGGTCGGCGGCCCCACGCTGTCGCCCTACCTGCGGCAGCGGCTGGCCGACCCGCGCGAGGGGCTGGGCATCCCGCTGGACCACGGCCAGGACCCGATCACGGTGGTGGCCCGCGGCGCGGCCATCTTCGCCGCCACCCAGCGGCTGGAGACGATGGCCGCGCCCCCGCCGCCCGCCCCCGGCCAGTACGCCGTCCAGTTGGAGTACGAGCCGGTCGGGCCGGACCTGCAGCCGTTCGTCGGCGGCCGGGTGTCCGGGCCCGACCTGGCCGGCTACTCGGTGGAGCTGATCAGGGACGACGCCCGCGACCCCTGGCGCAGCGGCCGGATCGCGCTGGCGCCCAACGGCGCGTTCGGCGTCACGCTGCTGGCCGAGCGCGGCCGCCCCAACACGTACCGGATCGAGCTGACCGACCCGACCGGCGCGCCGCACGACATCACCCCGGCCACGCTGACCTACACCGTCGGCGTCGTCGACACCCAGCCCCCGCTGACCCACTCGATCGGGGTGGGCCTGGCCGACAACGAGGTCGAGTGGCTGCTCAAGCGCGGCACCCCGTTGCCGGCCAAGCGCCGGGTGACCCTGCGCACCACGGTCCCGGTCCGGGCGGGCGGCGGCGAGGGCATGATCCGCATCCCGCTGCTGGAGGGCGAGCACGACCGGGCCGACCGCAACCGGCGGATCGGGCGGCTGGAGGTCTCGCCCACCCAGGTGCGCCGGGACGTGCCCGAGGGCAGCGAGGTCGAGGTCACCCTCCGGGTCGACGAGTCCCGGCTGATCGTGGCGCGGGCCTACATGCCGATCCTGGACGAGGAGTTCGAGCAGGTCGTCAACCTGCAGACGGAGACCGTCCCGGAGCAGCCCGAGCTGGCCCGCGAGGCCGCCGCCGAGAAGCGCCAGCTGGCCGCCGTCCGGCGGGAGGCCGAGGAGCTGAACGACCGGCCCGCGCTGACGGTGCTGGCCCGGATCGACGCCGAACGGATCGTCGCCGACGTCGAGGAGATGGTGGAGGCCGCCAAGGTCGACCCCGACGCGGCCACCATGTGCGGCAAGCGGCTGCTGGACCTCAAGGCCGCCGTCGACGAGGTCGAGGACGCGCTGGAGTGGCCGCGGCTCACCCTGCAGGCCCACGAGCTGCTCCAGGCGGTCCGCGAGATCGTCGCGGTCAAGGGCGGCCCGCAGCACCGGCAGGCGCTGGCGTCCGGGGAGACCGCCGTGCAGGAGGCGATCACCGCGCACAACGCCCGGCTGCTCCAGCAGCGCCTCGACGAGCTGCGCTCGCTCGCCCTGCAGGTCCTGGACGAGTCCGGCGACCTGCAGTTCATGGCGTTCGAGGAACTGCGCACCATGCAGCCGGAGATGCGCGACCAGGCCGAGGCGGGCCGGCTGATCGCGGTCGGGCGGCAGGCGATGGACCGGGGCGACGCCGACACGCTCCGGCACATCAACGTCCAGTTGCGGGACATGCTGCCCAGCCCGCCGCCGCCCCCCGACCCGTTCTCGACGGTGCGGCGATGACGGCGCCCGCCGCGGCGCCGGACGCCGTCCGCGAGATCACCCTGGCGCAGGCCCGCACGCTGGCCCGCCGCGGCCGCTACCTGGAGGCCGAACGGCTGCTGGACGAGCTGGCCGGTGACGGCGGCGGGCCCGACGTGACCGTGCTGGACCTGCTCGCCCGCGTGTACGCCCAGCAGGGCCGGCTGGAGGAGGCCGACCGCTGCTGGGCCGAGGCCGAGCGGCTGGCCCCGGACGCCCCGGAGATCACCGAGGGCCGCCGCCGCATCGCCGCCCTGCGCGGCTCCCGCCCCCGCCGGGCGACGACGGGCCTGCTGGGCCGGGTGGTCGCGGTGCTGGTCGCCGTGCTGATCCTGGCCCTGCTGCTGGACATCCGCGGCGAGGTCCGCCGGGAGCCCGCCGCCGTCTCTCCGCCCCCCGCGCCGCGGCCGGCCGCGCCCGCCGACGCGCTGCCCGACCTGGCCGTCCGGCTGGGTGACATGCGGGGCGTCGGAGTGGAACGGCTGCCCGGCGAGCTGGTCGTCACGTTCCCCGAGGGGCTGTTCCGCAGCGGCGCGACCCTGACCGCGGACGGCCGGGCCGTGCTGGAGGACGTGGGCGGGCGGCTGCGTGCGTACGCCGGCCGGATCACCGTCACCGTGGTCGGCCACACCGACTCCCGGGCGATGCCGCCGGGCGGCGAGTTCGCCAGCAACGCCGAGCTGGGCCTGGCGCGCGCCACCGTCGTCCGCGAGCTGCTGCGCCGGGCGGCGGGCCTGCCCACGGCGGCGCTGCCGGTGTCCACGATGGGCGGCGTGGCGCCGCCGTTCCCGGACGCCGCCGACCAGTCCCGGAACCGGACGGTGAGCCTGCGGATCTCCGCGGCGCGCGGGGGGTGAGCGAATGGCGACCACGACGGCGGAGTCGGTGTTCGGGGAGACGGGCCCGGACCTGTACCGGGACAACCCGTTCCGGATCACCGGGCTGCCGGTGCGGGCGACGGCCCGCGACATCCGGCGGCGGGCCGACCGGCTGCGGGTGATGGAACGGCTGGGCATGGAGGCCGGGGCGGACCCGCAGATCCTGCCGCTGGACCCGCCGCCCGACGAGTCGGCGGTCGAGGAGGCCATGCAGCGGCTGCGGGATCCGCGGCGCAGGCTGGTGGACGAGTTCTTCTGGTTCTGGCCCGCGCCCGGCGGCGGCTCCGACGAGGCGC is a genomic window containing:
- a CDS encoding OmpA family protein, translating into MTAPAAAPDAVREITLAQARTLARRGRYLEAERLLDELAGDGGGPDVTVLDLLARVYAQQGRLEEADRCWAEAERLAPDAPEITEGRRRIAALRGSRPRRATTGLLGRVVAVLVAVLILALLLDIRGEVRREPAAVSPPPAPRPAAPADALPDLAVRLGDMRGVGVERLPGELVVTFPEGLFRSGATLTADGRAVLEDVGGRLRAYAGRITVTVVGHTDSRAMPPGGEFASNAELGLARATVVRELLRRAAGLPTAALPVSTMGGVAPPFPDAADQSRNRTVSLRISAARGG
- a CDS encoding Hsp70 family protein; the encoded protein is MTRSTIDFGIDLGTTNSAIARFAGVGAEIVKNNLGHETTPSAVWVDRRNRMHVGSAAKVRSEEDPDNVCTEFKLRMGTSGMAKHFTAAGRSMEPEEMSAEVLKSLKRDVAQRHGEEITAAVITVPAAFELSACDATKRAAELAGLTQAPLLQEPIAAALASGFQSTADNAFWLVYDLGGGTFDAAVINLRDGEFNVVTHRGDNFLGGKLIDWQIVERLLIPAITERHAMTGLGRGDRRWAAAISKLKQAAEQAKIQLSQMEVAEVLLELTDEHGRPFDFEYEMHRADVERLFEPFIVRSVNLCRTALSESGLGPGDIEKVLLVGGPTLSPYLRQRLADPREGLGIPLDHGQDPITVVARGAAIFAATQRLETMAAPPPPAPGQYAVQLEYEPVGPDLQPFVGGRVSGPDLAGYSVELIRDDARDPWRSGRIALAPNGAFGVTLLAERGRPNTYRIELTDPTGAPHDITPATLTYTVGVVDTQPPLTHSIGVGLADNEVEWLLKRGTPLPAKRRVTLRTTVPVRAGGGEGMIRIPLLEGEHDRADRNRRIGRLEVSPTQVRRDVPEGSEVEVTLRVDESRLIVARAYMPILDEEFEQVVNLQTETVPEQPELAREAAAEKRQLAAVRREAEELNDRPALTVLARIDAERIVADVEEMVEAAKVDPDAATMCGKRLLDLKAAVDEVEDALEWPRLTLQAHELLQAVREIVAVKGGPQHRQALASGETAVQEAITAHNARLLQQRLDELRSLALQVLDESGDLQFMAFEELRTMQPEMRDQAEAGRLIAVGRQAMDRGDADTLRHINVQLRDMLPSPPPPPDPFSTVRR
- a CDS encoding nucleotide exchange factor GrpE; this encodes MQTERFWAGIGAAFRQWRQPREFRIAPAAWPRDALSTLEKLASALAEPPQPPRPADTVEETAEPAVSECAESEPIESGSAESAPAEQAPEALPDRTLAELATNVWRLHTRLGRDEDTPRIVMRHLEGALDALADAGVEIRDHLGEPYDPGLTLEVLTLQPTPGLGREEVIETLRPSVYFRDRAIQRAEVIVGTPLEPGAPDEPGGSGEPGLPQPTRESRP